Within the Polaribacter pectinis genome, the region AAGATGTCATTACTTCCTGACCTGCTGTCTTAAATAATTCTATACGTTCTCTGTTTGTTCTCTTTTTATAGTTTTCGAACTCTGCAAAAAGACGTAAAAATTTATCTTTTTCTGCTTGAAGTAATTCTTCCGGAGTTGGTTCTTCTATTACAACTTCAGTCTCAACCTCTTGGTTTTCTTCAACTTGTGCAGTTTCTTGCTCGTTTTTTATTTCTTCTTCTTGTATATTTTCTTTCTTACTCATTTCTTTGTAATCGTTAAATTGTCTACAATTTATTCGCAAAAATGTTGCCAACAAAAAAATAGTGTCAAACTGACACTATTTTTTTTTAAATGGTTACATGTCCCCAGTTTTCACCGGATTTTATTCTATGGATTTGCATATCTGAAACCCCAAAACGTTTAGCAATCATTGTTATTCTATTTCTTTTGTTCTGAAGTTGTCGTTTTATAATTTTTACTTTTCCAACAGAAAGTTTTCCATAAGTTATATTTTCTCTTGATTTGATAAATACAGGATTTTTAAATTGATGTAATTCTTTTTCCCGTTTTGTTGCCCATTGTAAATTTTCTAAACTATTATCTTTTTTATCGTAATTTAAGTGAATAACAAATTGCTTATCATTACTCTCCTTTTCTATGAAATGTTTTGCAACTAATTTATGAACATATCTAGCAGTTGATTTACCATTAGCCTCCTGTTTTAAAGATAAAGATTCGTAACCATTTGTGTACGTTTCTTTTTTTAAATAAGGTTTTTCTTCATTTTTACAATTGATTATTCTTCCGTAATTAGAAATTTTAAATTTTTCTTTTTTGGAAATTTTTTCATCAAACTGAATGTCTTTCCATTCTTCATTCCATAAATCTCGTATCATCATTTAAAGTATTTTAAAAATTAATAAAATACTTTTTCTTATTCACAATTTTTTTAAATTTATATAGAACACTTTTTCTTACTCTTCTATTCTTTCAATTTTAGCTCCAATAGATTTTAAACGAGCTTCTATGTTTTCGTAACCTCTGTCTATTTGTTCGATATTATTAATTATTGATGTTCCTTTTGCTGATAAA harbors:
- a CDS encoding NUMOD4 domain-containing protein, producing the protein MIRDLWNEEWKDIQFDEKISKKEKFKISNYGRIINCKNEEKPYLKKETYTNGYESLSLKQEANGKSTARYVHKLVAKHFIEKESNDKQFVIHLNYDKKDNSLENLQWATKREKELHQFKNPVFIKSRENITYGKLSVGKVKIIKRQLQNKRNRITMIAKRFGVSDMQIHRIKSGENWGHVTI